From a single Lolium rigidum isolate FL_2022 chromosome 7, APGP_CSIRO_Lrig_0.1, whole genome shotgun sequence genomic region:
- the LOC124673956 gene encoding uncharacterized protein LOC124673956 has translation MSSLGTSKGILEIAKFGVYVAVPVTLTYLVATDSKSIKKLMGLRPYVVYPPEGPRPPPPEELRERAREIARSRNQE, from the exons ATGTCGTCGCTGGGGACGTCcaaggggatcctggagatcgccaagTTCGGGGTGTACGTCGCCGTCCCCGTAACCCTCACCTACCTCGTCGCCACCGACTCCAAGTCCATCAAGAAGCTCATGGGCCTC CGTCCTTATGTGGTTTACCCACCAGAAGGCCCACGCCCACCGCCACCAGAAGAACTTCGCGAAAGGGCTCGAGAGATAGCTCGTAGCAGAAATCAAGAGTAA
- the LOC124674646 gene encoding guanylate-binding protein 4-like isoform X1, with protein sequence MGWPRCALAVWAAAAVVAMLAAAVGESDAGELERAFPIVEPDYGHTKLRLSKEGLEAIQRIKTPIAAVSVIGPYRSGKSFLLNQLLSLSCDKGFGVGHMRDTKTKGIWIWGTPVEVDVDGSKVSVLYLDTEGFESIGKSNVYDDRIFALAAVLSSLLVYNLPETIREADISRLSFAVELGEEFYGRVKGQDVAFEPAKLLWLIQRDFLQGKSVQQMVDEALQRVPNTNGDKYIDEVNQIRDSLAVMGDNSTAFSLPQPHLQRTKLCDMEDQELEPLYVQRRDELKQLVVSMIKPKLVQGRTLNGKEFVSFLGQILEALNKGEIPSTGSLVEVFNKGILERCLKLYNKRMEGVGLPVSVDKLQHVHVLAEDEARKLFDKQHFGKHYAAQSFLNLDEEIKKVLRNYGLANEYQSSKLCEARFSECEDKMDHLQALKLPSMAKFNAGFLRCNQSFVMECVGPAKENYEHRMSKMLARSHALFVREYNNKLFNWLVAFSLIMVVIGRFVIKLLLLEVAAWVMFIFLETYTRLFWSSDSLYYNPVWHIIVSSWETIVYSPVLDLDRWAVPIVIMVSFLALYWRCIGPRQRSGRSLLPLYNGSFRSASRPRTD encoded by the exons ATGGGGTGGCCGAGGTGTGCTCTGGCGGTatgggctgcggcggcggtggtggcgatgcttgcggcggcggtaggggaaTCCGATGCCGGTGAGCTCGAGCGCGC GTTTCCGATAGTGGAGCCGGATTATGGCCACACTAAGCTCCGTCTTTCAAAAGAAGGCTTGGAGGCAATTCAAAGGATCAAAACTCCAATAGCCGCTGTCTCT GTTATTGGTCCatatcgatccggaaaatcttttcTTCTCAACCAACTTCTCTCCTTATCATGTGATAAAG GTTTTGGAGTTGGTCACATGCGAGATACCAAAACAAAAG GTATATGGATTTGGGGTACTCCCGTTGAGGTTGATGTTGATGGCTCCAAAGTGTCTGTCCTTTACTTGGACACTGAAGGATTTGAGAGCATTGGGAAATCGAATGTATATGATGATAG GATATTTGCTCTGGCAGCTGTCTTGAGCTCTCTTCTTGTCTACAATCTCCCTGAGACG ATTCGTGAAGCTGATATATCCAGACTTTCATTTGCTGTTGAACTTGGTGAAGAATTTTATGGAAG AGTGAAG GGGCAAGATGTTGCTTTTGAGCCAGCAAAACTTCTGTGGCTGATCCAGAGGGATTTCCTCC AAGGAAAATCTGTACAGCAGATGGTTGATGAAGCTCTCCAACGGGTGCCTAACACCAATG GAGACAAATATATTGATGAG GTCAACCAAATCAGAGACTCTTTGGCAGTTATGGGTGATAACAGTACTGCTTTTAGCTTGCCCCAG CCTCATCTACAAAGAACGAAGTTATGTGATATGGAGGACCAAGAACTTGAACCATTGTATGTACAAAGGAGGGATGAATTGAAACAGTTAGTTGTATCCATGATAAAACCAAAACTTGTGCAGGGTAGAACTCTAAATGGAAAGGAATTTGTATCCTTCCTAGGGCAG ATACTCGAGGCTTTGAACAAAGGCGAAATTCCATCAACTGGGTCACTTGTTGAAGTTTTCAATAAGGGCATTCTTGAACGTTGCTTGAAGCTTTATAACAAAAGAATGGAAGGAGTGGGTCTACCAGTATCAGTGGATAAACTTCAGCACGTTCATGTGTTGGCAGAAGATGAAGCTAGAAAGCTTTTCGACAAGCAGCATTTTGGTAAACATTATGCTGCCCAATCCTTCCTCAATCTTGATGAAGAAATCAAAAAG GTCCTCAGAAACTATGGCTTAGCTAATGAATATCAGTCATCAAAGCTTTGTGAAGCAAGGTTCTCAGAGTGTGAAGACAAAATGGATCACCTTCAAGCGTTGAAGCTTCCTTCCATGGCAAAATTTAATGCAGGATTTCTTCGCTGCAATCAAAGCTTTGTAATGGAGTGTGTGGGGCCTGCGAAGGAAAACTATGAGCATCGAATGTCAAAG ATGCTCGCAAGGTCCCATGCTCTTTTCGTTAGGGAGTACAACAACAAACTCTTCAACTGGTTGGTGGCCTTCTCCTTAATCATGGTGGTCATCGGGCGTTTTGTCATAAAGCTTCTTCTACTTGAAGTTGCTGCATGGGTGATGTTCATCTTCTTGGAGACGTACACAAGGTTGTTCTGGTCATCTGATTCGCTCTACTACAACCCCGTCTGGCACATCATTGTCTCATCATGGGAAACTATTGTGTACAGCCCTGTTCTTGACCTTGACAG ATGGGCTGTCCCGATTGTTATCATGGTGTCTTTTTTAGCTCTTTATTGGCGTTGCATCGGTCCGAGGCAACGGAGCGGCCGATCGCTGTTACCCCTGTATAATGGATCTTTCAGAAGCGCTAGTCGCCCAAGGACAGATTAA
- the LOC124674646 gene encoding guanylate-binding protein 5-like isoform X2 yields MGWPRCALAVWAAAAVVAMLAAAVGESDAGELERAFPIVEPDYGHTKLRLSKEGLEAIQRIKTPIAAVSVIGPYRSGKSFLLNQLLSLSCDKGFGVGHMRDTKTKGIWIWGTPVEVDVDGSKVSVLYLDTEGFESIGKSNVYDDRIFALAAVLSSLLVYNLPETIREADISRLSFAVELGEEFYGRVKGQDVAFEPAKLLWLIQRDFLQGKSVQQMVDEALQRVPNTNGDKYIDEVNQIRDSLAVMGDNSTAFSLPQPHLQRTKLCDMEDQELEPLYVQRRDELKQLVVSMIKPKLVQGRTLNGKEFVSFLGQILEALNKGEIPSTGSLVEVFNKGILERCLKLYNKRMEGVGLPVSVDKLQHVHVLAEDEARKLFDKQHFGPQKLWLS; encoded by the exons ATGGGGTGGCCGAGGTGTGCTCTGGCGGTatgggctgcggcggcggtggtggcgatgcttgcggcggcggtaggggaaTCCGATGCCGGTGAGCTCGAGCGCGC GTTTCCGATAGTGGAGCCGGATTATGGCCACACTAAGCTCCGTCTTTCAAAAGAAGGCTTGGAGGCAATTCAAAGGATCAAAACTCCAATAGCCGCTGTCTCT GTTATTGGTCCatatcgatccggaaaatcttttcTTCTCAACCAACTTCTCTCCTTATCATGTGATAAAG GTTTTGGAGTTGGTCACATGCGAGATACCAAAACAAAAG GTATATGGATTTGGGGTACTCCCGTTGAGGTTGATGTTGATGGCTCCAAAGTGTCTGTCCTTTACTTGGACACTGAAGGATTTGAGAGCATTGGGAAATCGAATGTATATGATGATAG GATATTTGCTCTGGCAGCTGTCTTGAGCTCTCTTCTTGTCTACAATCTCCCTGAGACG ATTCGTGAAGCTGATATATCCAGACTTTCATTTGCTGTTGAACTTGGTGAAGAATTTTATGGAAG AGTGAAG GGGCAAGATGTTGCTTTTGAGCCAGCAAAACTTCTGTGGCTGATCCAGAGGGATTTCCTCC AAGGAAAATCTGTACAGCAGATGGTTGATGAAGCTCTCCAACGGGTGCCTAACACCAATG GAGACAAATATATTGATGAG GTCAACCAAATCAGAGACTCTTTGGCAGTTATGGGTGATAACAGTACTGCTTTTAGCTTGCCCCAG CCTCATCTACAAAGAACGAAGTTATGTGATATGGAGGACCAAGAACTTGAACCATTGTATGTACAAAGGAGGGATGAATTGAAACAGTTAGTTGTATCCATGATAAAACCAAAACTTGTGCAGGGTAGAACTCTAAATGGAAAGGAATTTGTATCCTTCCTAGGGCAG ATACTCGAGGCTTTGAACAAAGGCGAAATTCCATCAACTGGGTCACTTGTTGAAGTTTTCAATAAGGGCATTCTTGAACGTTGCTTGAAGCTTTATAACAAAAGAATGGAAGGAGTGGGTCTACCAGTATCAGTGGATAAACTTCAGCACGTTCATGTGTTGGCAGAAGATGAAGCTAGAAAGCTTTTCGACAAGCAGCATTTTG GTCCTCAGAAACTATGGCTTAGCTAA